In the genome of Aequorivita sp. H23M31, the window TCCAGGTGTTTCGGGAGGAGTAGTAGCTTTTGTTGCTGGGTTTTATGAAGAATTTATTTATTCCCTTCAAAAAGTCAATATGAAGGCTTTTAAGCTTTTGATAAACGGACGTTTTAAAAGTTTTTACAGATATATCAACGGCCAGTTTCTCCTGCTTCTTATCTTGGGAATGGTAATCAGTTACTTCAGCGTTTCCAAATTATTGGATTATTTGATACTGCATTACGAACTTTTCGTCTGGAGTACTTTCTTCGGTATGATTATAGGTTCTATTTATTTTATAGCCAAAGATTTCGGGCATTGGAACAGGGAATATTTATTATTTCTCCTTGCAGGAGTCTTGGTAGGCGTGGCAATTAGTTTTTTAGAACCCGCCAAAGAAAACAGCAATCTTATATTCGTTTTTTTCTGTGGGATTATCAGTGTTTCCGGAATGACACTGCCTGGACTCTCAGGTTCCTTTATTCTTATTTTAGTAGGAAATTATGTGCTGTTGCTCGTCGATTCTGTGAACGCACTCTTCGATACATTTGCGAATATATTTCAAGGCGATTTTTCTTGGATCTACAGTGTGGAACGTATTGAGCTTCTTAAAGTATTAGCAGTTTTCTCCATCGGTTCCTTGGTGGGGCTAGTTTCATTTTCGCATCTTTTGGCCTATGTTCTTAAACGATTCAAAAAAGCGACCTACGCAGTTATAATCGGATTTATTTCCGGTTCTTTAGGTGTTGTATGGCCTTGGAAAGATGTTGTCTATAAAACGGATGCCCTGGGAAATGCTATTACCGACGCCAATGGCCGGGACATTATACAGAGTTATAACAGACATTTTCCAACCGATTTTGGGACCGAAACAATTTTGGCAATTGCCTTTATAATTTTTGGTGTTCTAATTGTGCTCAGCCTCGATTGGTACGATCATCACAAACGAACGCAACATGTCTAAATTCGGATTGATTGGAAGAAATATAGATTATTCCTTTTCGAAATCATTTTTTAGCGAAAAATTTGAAAGGGAAAATTTAGCGCATTCCTATGAGAATTTCGATATACCTTCTATAGAAAATTTTCCAGACATAATTTCTGAAACTAACAATCTCCAAGGAATTAATGTTACTATTCCGTATAAACAATCTGTTATTCCATTTCTGGATAGTCTTGATGAAACGGCAGAAAAAATAGGTGCGGTCAACGTTATAAAGGTTTTAGATGATAAAAAATTAAGAGGTTATAATACAGATTATTTCGGCTTTCAAAAATCCCTTTCACACTTTCTTCCCTTAAAGAATAGAAAAGCACTCATTTTAGGAAAAGGGGGTGCCTCAAAAGCCATTGCTTATGCATTGGATAATTTGGGTTTCGACTTCCAATATGTAAGTCGCAGGGATGATGGTTGCCTAAATTATAATCAGCTGGATCGAGAAACAGTTGAAAATCACTTGTTGATTGTTAACTGCACTCCCCTTGGTACTTTTCCCAACATTATGGACTGTCCGGATATCCCTTACCAGTTTGTAACCCCCGATCATCTGCTTTTCGATTTAATTTACAATCCTACAGAAACCAAATTCTTAAAACGAGGTCGACTAAAAGGCGCTAGAACCAGCAATGGTAAGGACATGTTAATACTTCAGGCCGAAAAAGCTTGGGAAATTTGGAAATCGTAGAATTCAACAAAAAGTTTGCCGATGCTTTGTCAATTCGGTTGTTGTTAGTATCTTGACCAGCGTATTAAAATAAAATTCGAACCTCAACATTGAAAGAAATGTCGCAAGAAAAATTGTCTCCGGAAGATAACGAAAATCCTTCCATCGAAAACCAACAAGATTCCCAAACCACTTCAAATGAAACCCAACCCCATCAAAAACTGGACACTGAATCGGTCGTAGATAATGGGGATACAAGCGGAGGAGAAGAAGTAATTGAAAAACCAGATACAAGTTCTGAGAGTGCTTCAGAAGTGGAGCCTATAAACAATCCGGTTTCCGAAGAGCAGAAGAATGTTGAAATAGATTCTCCGAAAGCAGAAGAAACCTCCGAAGAGAAGACAGATTCCAATGTTTCGGATAATTCAATGGAAAAAAAATACGGAGATGAAAATGTTACTACCAGTGAGGTAGAGAGTTCTGAAGCCCAAAAAGTTGCTTTCTCAGAAGCTAAGGCCCCAATGACTTCGGAAGATTCTGAAAACGCAATAGATTCCGAAGCCCCGGATGAAGATGAGGAAGAAGAGGTAGAATCTTCCGAAGATGAAGAACCTGAAGAAGACAAGGAAGAACAAGCCCAAAAAGATTATTCTTCACTCTCTAAAAAGGAACTGATTGCAGAGTTCGAACAACTTCTAAAAAGCAGAAAAATTCAGGATATAAAGCCCGAAGCAGAGGAAATTCGGTCAGAATTCAATAATAAGTTTAACGAAGAGCTCGAACAGAAAAAAGAAGAATTTCTTGCCGAAGGTGGTAATATTATAGACTTCCACTATACTACGCCGTTAAAAAAGGAATTCAATTCCCTTTACTTTGACTACAAGGAAAAACGCAACAATTACTACAAGAACTTAAAGAAAGACCTTCAGGGAAATCTCACTAAACGATGGGAACTTATTGAGGACCTAAAAAGTTTATTGAGTGCCGAGGAGAATATTAATACTACCTATAAACATTTCAAGGATATCCAGGAAAAATGGCATTTGGCTGGAGCAATTCCTAGGGATAAATACAATACCGTTTGGAATACCTACCATCACCACGTAGAGAATTTCTATGATTTCCTTCATCTAAACAGGGAATTCCGCGATTTGGATTTTAAGCACAACCTAGATGCAAAACTTAAGTTGATAACCCGTGCCGAAGAGTTGGCCCAGGAGAACGACATCAACAAGGCATTTAGGGAACTGCAAATGCTACATAAAATGTGGAAAGAGGACATTGGTCCGGTTGCTAAGGAATATAGAGATGAAGTTTGGGATAAATTCAGCGAGGCCACAAAAGTAATCCATGATAAAAGGCAAAATCAATTGGCAGAAATGGAAAAGGAATTCCACGCCAATTATGAAAAGAAAAAAGAAATTGTTGAAGCTTTAAGAAAACAAACCGAAGAAGCCCAACCCAGTCATCAAGGTTGGCAAAATGCTATAAAAGTTGTTCAGGAACTTCGTGATGAATTCTTTAAAACCGGAAGAGTACCACGCACCCACAACAAGGAAATATGGAAATCTTTCAAAGATGCAACCAGTGCGTTTAACAATCAAAAGAACAGTTTTTATAAAAACCAGAAGAAAGACCAATACAGCAATCTTGAAAAGAAAAGGGAGCTAATAAAAATCGCTGAAGACAACAAGGATAGTGAAGATTTTGAGACCACTACTCCTTTGATGAAAAAAATCCAAGACGACTGGAAAACCATTGGGCATGTGCCACGAAGAGATAGTGACAAAATTTGGAAACAGTTTAAAAAAGCTTGTAACCATTATTTTGACCGTCTTAACGCAGAGAAAAATGAGGCGAATAAAGAGGAAATGGCAAATTTTGAAGCCAAGCAGGAAATGCTAAACAAACTGGCTGCTATGGAACTCAGCGGGAACCACAAAGATGATGTTAAAAATATTAAAAAACATATTTCTGAATGGAAGGAAATTGGTCGTGTACCCTACAACAAGCGCTTTATTGAGCAAAAATTCAATAAAACCCTGGACGGCCTATTCTCGAAATTGGATTTAGGAAAAAAGGAAACGGAACTGATAAAATTCGACAACAAGTTGAATACCCTTGTAAACCGAGAAGACGACAGAAAACTGCAAAACGAACATTTCTTTATTTCCAAGAAAATTGACGAAACCCGAGATGAAATACGCCAATTGGAAAACAACCTAGGTTTCTTCCATCACGTGGATGAAAACAATCCGATGGTAAGAGAAGTGCACAACAACATCGCCAGACATAAAGAGCAATTGGAAGTGTGGAAAGCAAAACTATCGAAAATTAAAGAAATCCGAGAATAGTAAAAATTTCCAGTTTACTTTAAATTAGGAGCGGCTAGTGTACGAAATACTGGCTGCTCTTTTTTATAACAAATAGACATAATGAATAATCAATAATTAATAATGAATACCGACCACCGACTACAGACTACAGACTACTACTGACTCCTGACTAATGACCGCTGACTACTGATTCTTAGCTTCATTCCAATATACATCCATCTCCGCGAGAGTCATATCTTTAAGCGATTTGTTTAATCCAGCGGCCTTATCTTCAAGATACTGAAAACGTTTAATAAATTTTTTATTGGTTCGTTCGAGAGCGTTCTCGGGATTTATATTTAGAAAACGCGCGTAGTTAATCATTGAGAATAGAACATCCCCAAACTCGGCTTCCATTTTCTCGGGATTATTATCAGAAATCTCTTGTTGCAGTTCGCCCAATTCTTCTTGAAGCTTTTCGAATACTTGTTGTGGTTCCTCCCAATCAAATCCTACTCCTGCAACCTTTTCTTGTATTCTGCTCGCTTTTACAACCGCAGGTAAAGACTTTGGCACCCCTTCCAAAACACTTTTTTTACCTTCCCTGAGTTTTAGATTTTCCCAATTTCGTTTTACTTCTTCTTCATCAGCTACTTTTACATCCCCATAAATATGCGGATGTCTGGAAATCAGTTTTTCACAAATGGAATTACAGACATCAGCAATATCAAAATTATTGGATTCACTGCCAATTTTCGAGTAGAAGACAATGTGTAAAAGTACATCTCCCAATTCCTTTTTAACTTCCTCCAAATCGTTATCAAGGATTGCATCTCCCAGCTCATAGGTTTCTTCAATGGTTAAATGCCGAAGCGTTTCCATAGTTTGCTTTCGGTCCCACGGGCATTGTTCCCTCAGTTCGTCCATAATGGTCAACAGTCTATCAAATGCCTGGAGTTGCTCTTTTCGGGAATTCATAAATCTGGATTTTTTATTTATTGATTCAAAAATATTCTGATTGGGACTTTAGTGCACTTTTAAAAAATAAATTTAAATCGGAAAGGGATAATTATACAGCTCGAAATCAGCTATAATTGAAAAGTGGATTTCAAATAAAGCAAAAGAAGTATCATTTTAATTTATAATGTTTCAAAAGCAAATTTTC includes:
- the mazG gene encoding nucleoside triphosphate pyrophosphohydrolase; the encoded protein is MNSRKEQLQAFDRLLTIMDELREQCPWDRKQTMETLRHLTIEETYELGDAILDNDLEEVKKELGDVLLHIVFYSKIGSESNNFDIADVCNSICEKLISRHPHIYGDVKVADEEEVKRNWENLKLREGKKSVLEGVPKSLPAVVKASRIQEKVAGVGFDWEEPQQVFEKLQEELGELQQEISDNNPEKMEAEFGDVLFSMINYARFLNINPENALERTNKKFIKRFQYLEDKAAGLNKSLKDMTLAEMDVYWNEAKNQ
- a CDS encoding DUF349 domain-containing protein; translated protein: MSQEKLSPEDNENPSIENQQDSQTTSNETQPHQKLDTESVVDNGDTSGGEEVIEKPDTSSESASEVEPINNPVSEEQKNVEIDSPKAEETSEEKTDSNVSDNSMEKKYGDENVTTSEVESSEAQKVAFSEAKAPMTSEDSENAIDSEAPDEDEEEEVESSEDEEPEEDKEEQAQKDYSSLSKKELIAEFEQLLKSRKIQDIKPEAEEIRSEFNNKFNEELEQKKEEFLAEGGNIIDFHYTTPLKKEFNSLYFDYKEKRNNYYKNLKKDLQGNLTKRWELIEDLKSLLSAEENINTTYKHFKDIQEKWHLAGAIPRDKYNTVWNTYHHHVENFYDFLHLNREFRDLDFKHNLDAKLKLITRAEELAQENDINKAFRELQMLHKMWKEDIGPVAKEYRDEVWDKFSEATKVIHDKRQNQLAEMEKEFHANYEKKKEIVEALRKQTEEAQPSHQGWQNAIKVVQELRDEFFKTGRVPRTHNKEIWKSFKDATSAFNNQKNSFYKNQKKDQYSNLEKKRELIKIAEDNKDSEDFETTTPLMKKIQDDWKTIGHVPRRDSDKIWKQFKKACNHYFDRLNAEKNEANKEEMANFEAKQEMLNKLAAMELSGNHKDDVKNIKKHISEWKEIGRVPYNKRFIEQKFNKTLDGLFSKLDLGKKETELIKFDNKLNTLVNREDDRKLQNEHFFISKKIDETRDEIRQLENNLGFFHHVDENNPMVREVHNNIARHKEQLEVWKAKLSKIKEIRE
- a CDS encoding shikimate dehydrogenase family protein, giving the protein MSKFGLIGRNIDYSFSKSFFSEKFERENLAHSYENFDIPSIENFPDIISETNNLQGINVTIPYKQSVIPFLDSLDETAEKIGAVNVIKVLDDKKLRGYNTDYFGFQKSLSHFLPLKNRKALILGKGGASKAIAYALDNLGFDFQYVSRRDDGCLNYNQLDRETVENHLLIVNCTPLGTFPNIMDCPDIPYQFVTPDHLLFDLIYNPTETKFLKRGRLKGARTSNGKDMLILQAEKAWEIWKS
- a CDS encoding DUF368 domain-containing protein, whose amino-acid sequence is MYENRSFSDKAWLVLKGLGMGAANKVPGVSGGVVAFVAGFYEEFIYSLQKVNMKAFKLLINGRFKSFYRYINGQFLLLLILGMVISYFSVSKLLDYLILHYELFVWSTFFGMIIGSIYFIAKDFGHWNREYLLFLLAGVLVGVAISFLEPAKENSNLIFVFFCGIISVSGMTLPGLSGSFILILVGNYVLLLVDSVNALFDTFANIFQGDFSWIYSVERIELLKVLAVFSIGSLVGLVSFSHLLAYVLKRFKKATYAVIIGFISGSLGVVWPWKDVVYKTDALGNAITDANGRDIIQSYNRHFPTDFGTETILAIAFIIFGVLIVLSLDWYDHHKRTQHV